A stretch of the Xylanibacillus composti genome encodes the following:
- a CDS encoding DUF896 domain-containing protein has protein sequence MQFEEMVKRINELAKKSKSGGLTAEEAQEQSELRRRYIDGFKKNLRSQLDNIRFTDEEEGNAGSKKWKH, from the coding sequence ATGCAATTCGAGGAGATGGTCAAGCGGATCAATGAGCTCGCCAAGAAGAGCAAATCAGGCGGATTGACCGCTGAAGAGGCGCAAGAGCAAAGCGAGCTCCGCCGCCGTTATATAGATGGATTCAAGAAGAATCTCCGCTCGCAGCTGGACAACATTCGGTTCACGGATGAAGAGGAAGGCAATGCGGGCAGCAAGAAGTGGAAGCATTAA
- a CDS encoding methyltransferase yields MSRKWKRMVERNYDQVSKQRSKQESALPGVKLLSDGTEMIRGRSIVMPITMIAIVSMFILVYGSSAGNDPLFWVTVGAYVFLALVYFLRRPYLRIGRSFLSTRRMGRDQIVEAKDIASITCGDGYVAIDFKSKRRKWFFSRVMNRYPTDRMAERLLLFAQRTGVPMYGETTDKS; encoded by the coding sequence GTGTCGCGCAAATGGAAGCGCATGGTGGAACGCAACTATGATCAGGTCAGCAAGCAACGCAGCAAGCAGGAAAGCGCGCTGCCCGGAGTGAAGCTGCTGTCGGACGGGACCGAGATGATCCGCGGCCGGAGCATTGTGATGCCGATTACGATGATTGCGATCGTATCGATGTTTATTTTGGTATACGGCTCATCTGCGGGGAATGACCCGTTGTTCTGGGTTACCGTCGGTGCTTATGTCTTTTTGGCACTTGTGTATTTTCTTCGTCGTCCTTATTTAAGAATTGGTCGTTCCTTCCTTTCTACGCGCCGTATGGGGCGGGATCAAATCGTAGAGGCGAAGGATATCGCTTCGATTACATGCGGGGATGGCTATGTAGCGATTGACTTCAAGAGCAAGCGGCGCAAATGGTTTTTCTCGCGTGTGATGAATCGGTATCCGACGGACCGGATGGCTGAGCGATTGCTGTTGTTTGCGCAGCGAACCGGCGTTCCCATGTATGGGGAGACGACGGATAAATCATAG